The Myroides fluvii region GAATCGTCGTAACTCCTGTAATGACAAACACTTGAATCCCTTCACCGCCAATTACACCGCGTTGAGCGTATAAAACATCTTGATCGCTAGGGGACTTTAGCGGGACTTGCTGTAGAGAAGGCGCTTTGAAAATTTCTTTGGATCGCGCATAAGAAGCCTGGGCCAAGGTGCCTTTTACCCCTAAATCTGTTGCACTAGCTGCCCGTAAATGTTCATGGTTAAAACTGTTATACCCATAGAGATTGCGATTGACATGACGCCCTTGCATGCGTATTTCTACCTGACTAACATCGCGTCCATATACCAATGAAATGGGTTTTTCTCCATGGGGTAATTCTCCAAAATGAAGAACCTCCCCATCATAAAAAAATTGTTCCCCATGCATAGCCGCTAAACGCGCTAAATAATTATAGGCGGTTTCATTGTACTGACAACTGTAGGAAACAGTCATTGCACGAGACAATTTTATGCTAGACTGAAACAGGTGATTCTGATGATAGCCCTGGTCGAGAATCTTATGGACAATATAATCCAACGGGTCAGGAGCACTTCCTCCAAAACTCTGAATATGAAGGGCCTGATCCAAAAGAATGGTCGGGCTATTGCCTTTTAAAACCAAATACCCCTCACTACCATGCCCTTGTTCAAAGCTTACTTGAGTAATAACCCCTGAAAAAAAACGCTCCGGTTTATCTAGTAGATTCTTATAGCGCATAGAAACCAAGAGGCGTTTACCCAATAGTTTTTGAGCTTCTTCCATGCGGTAGGTCTCTTTAACTCCTAAGCAATCGTGACTAAACGATACTGCAAATGCATGATGCATTTGAGTACTTTGTTTGAGCTCAAAACTCTTATAGTGAATCAACTCTTTCCCCTCGGCCATAAACTTGACATCTACTAATTGATTCACCCCAGGTATATAGTGTTTGGCAATGGCTACGGCATTACTCTGTTGGTTTGCAGCAGAAAAAAAAGGAGTTCTGTCTGTTGCCCCGGTATAAGTTGAAAATATATCCTTCATTGGCTATTGTGTATTGAATGATTAATAAAAACAAGAATGAAACAACGCGGATACACCTCACACAGCTTAACCTTTGACCTACCCGCTGATTCTATACAAAGAGTGGTGGCACTGTTTGCTTTTGATAAAAGTTCCAACCACCTGATTCTGAATTTCAATTTTATTGATTAATAAAAATGCACGGTTAAAAAATAGTATACCAGAGAACACACGTTGCCTTTTGTTAAAGGAACAACAAGCACAAGCCAGGTACAACGATTTTGGTTGCCCCTGCTTATTTTAGCCTCAAACCTAGAATTATAAGCCTTATGAAAATGATCTGCTAACGACTACCAGCAAGAATTAAACCGAACCTATAACCCCAAATACCTTATATGTGATTTGAGCATGTAATTACAATCCTTTCTTCGTTTTTTGATGGAAATATTTTTAGGCTATGCCTCTAACCCAATAAGGTTAAAGCTAAAGTCTTTCATCTAATTCGATTAGATAAAGAAAAAAGCGCAAGGAATAGAATCCCTTGCGCTTTGCGTTCTTATCTACTATAATAGGAATTTCCTATTTACTTTAAATACTCAAAAAAATCAGTGAATTCTTGTAAGAATAATACCCATAGGATAATAACAATCGTTCCCACAAAAGCACCGAACATTCCCCCTAATCTAAAATCCTTTTGTTTGAGCATTCCCGTACCGAATACAATGGCATTAGGAGGTGTTGATACAGGTAAAAATAACCCACAAGACGCACAAAGCTATTGGTCATTTCCAACGCTTAATTCACAAAAGAAACATCTAGTCCTTTCACTTTGGATGCATATTTTTTTACAATAGCCCATCAGAATCCCGCTAATAAAATAACGGCGAGTATTCCATGTCCTGTAATAATTATACATGGAACAATTGATCCTATTTTCCCCCAAGCACATGGTTTGGATTTACACACCGCTATTCCTCAATCGAAATTGGTATTAATCGAACAGATGGGACACGATTTACATCCTGCTAGATACTCAATACTATTAGATGCATTTATCCAAAATCAGGGGTAAATAACCGTCTTATTTCTTTTACCTTTACCTCAAACAAAAAATAACTGTTATGAATCTAACGGAAGAACAGCGTATCGCAATCAAAGAGGCTAATATTGCGCGTATTGCAAAAAAGAATTACCGCTATATTGATTGGTTGCCCATTTTAGAAAATCCGAATATGCGCAGTCAAGAAGCGTTGATTGGACGTATGTCTGTGATGAATGCGTTGATTAACATCTCTTTTGAAGCTCCTGTAGACGTGGTTCAACAATGGATTGAAGACCAAAACTTAACTGCACACTTATCCACTTGGGAAAAAGAAGTTTTAACCAAAACACAAGCGGATTTGGATCAATATGAAATCAATACCCTACGTTGGTATTTGGAAGGATTATGGGCCTTGATGTGGGCAGCGAAAATGATTCCTCATTTAGATGAAACCGAATGGAACGACGAGTCGATGGCTACGATGTTACCGAATCTGGAAGAAGGAGAAGACAACAGCCGATTGAATCAAATTACAATTAGTCGAACAGTTGAAGATATTTATACCCAACTTGATTATTACTACCGCTTGCATTGGTATTGCGTGGATGAACGCCTCCAAGGTAAAGAAGCAGTTATTAATGAAGGGATTGTGTACGAACGCCGTCGTGCTTTCGAGTGGTTAATTAATCAAGAAACCGATTGGGATGCAATTGAAATGGGGACTTAACAGTTTACGGTTTACGGTTAACTGTTAACAGTGCCCTGCAAACCGCAAACTGTAAACCTTTAAATTTGCTTTTTCGTTTTTTCGCAAGTTGCTTTTTCGCCAGATTATCGATTAAAGAATATATGTATTCTTAAATCAAAAAATTAACCGATACCCCATAACTGATAACTATTTTGGACACACAGTATGTCCTCGACGCAAGGAGAGGACGCATCCGTTACTCAAAGCTTTCGATTAGAGAACAATTTACCTATTCAGAAAACGCAAACCGTAAACCTTTAAATTTGCTTTTTCGTTTTTTCGCAAGTTGCTTTTTCGCCAGATTATCGATTAAAGAATATATGTATCCTTAAATCAAAAAATTAACCGATACCCCATAACTGATAACTATTTTGGACACACAGTATGTCCTCGACGCAAGGAGAGGACGCATCCGTTACTCAAAGCTTTCGATTAGAGAACAATTTACCTATTCAGAAAACGCAAACCGCAAACCGTAAACCGTAAACTGTAAACCGCAAACCGTAAACCTTTAAATTTGCTTTTTCGTTTTTTCGCAAGTTGCTTTTTCGCCAGATTATCGATTAAAGAATATATGTATTCTTAAATCAAAAAATTAACCGATACCCCATAACTGATTACTATTTTGGACACACAGTATGTCCTCGACGCAAGGAGAGGACGCATCCGTTACTCAAAGCTTTCGATTAGAGAACAATTTACCTATTCAGAAAACGCAAACCGCAAACCGTAAACCGTAAACTGTAAACCGCAAACCGTAAACCTTTAAATTTGCTTTTTCGTTTTTTCGCAAGTTGCTTTTTCGCCAGATTATCGATTAAAGAATATATGTATTCTTAAATCAAAAAATTAACCGATACCCCATAACTGATTACTATTTTGGACACACAGTATGTCCTCGACGCAAGGAGAGGACGCATCCGTTACTCAAAGCTTTCGATTAGAGAACAATTTACCTATTCAGAAAACGCAAACCGTTAACCGTCAACCAACTCAATCCTCTCTACTTCCGTCATCGGCCATACGGACGATTTTAGGGGTAAACATCGCTACTACATCGACTAACTCACCTTGAGCGGCCATCACTTGATGAATATCTTTATACGCCATCGGTGCTTCATCTTTTCCAGCTCCGATGAGTTCTACTCCGTGATCTTGTAGAACAGCCTTTATATCGCGTGCTTTTAGCGTTTTAATGGCTTGTGTTCGACTCATTTGTCGACCAGCTCCATGGGAAGCAGAATGCAAGGCTTCCTCTTCTCCTTTTCCTCGAACTAAAAATCCTGGTGCGGTCATGGATCCTGGGATAATTCCCATCACTCCTTTACTGGCTGGTGTTGCTCCTTTACGGTGGACAATCACCTCTTTCCCTTGGTACATTTCCTTCCACGCAAAATTATGGTGGTTCTCAATTTTAGCTAACACTTCTGCTCCAATGGCTTTGGTCAATTTATCGTGAATCACCTCATGACAAGCGGATGCATAATCACCTGCTAAATTCATCAACGTCCAATATTCTTGTCCGGCTTCTGAATTCAGATCCAAGTACGCCAAGTTCTTCGCTTCATGTGGCAACTTACATTGGTCTTTGGCAATTTGGGTATATCGACCAGCAATCATGGCTCCCATTCCTCGGGATCCTGAATGGGTCAGTAGAGCCACATAAGTTCCTTTATCAATATTCAATACCTCATCGCGTTCCAAGAACTCCATCAGTCCCCATTCTACAAAGTGATTTCCCCCTCCAGAAGAACCCAATTGCGCCCATGCTTTATCGTGTAAATTCTTGATAAAAGGGTTCAGGTTAAATTCACCACGGTCTAAAATAGCATGTTGCGCTTTGTATTGTCCCAGGAACCCATGCCCTGCACCAAACTTGGTATGTTTCACCAATTGTTCTTTTAATAGGGCTTCCATTCCGTAGAATTCTATTCCCTTCATATCAAAAATAGACAAGGCCATTCGACATCCAATATCCACCCCAACTCCATAGGGAATAACGGCATTTTCTGTGGCTAAAACCCCTCCAATAGGCAATCCATACCCTTGGTGGGCATCGGGCATCAAGGCTCCAGCAACCGCCACGGGTAATTTTACGGCTACTTCCATCTGACGAATAGCTCCTTCTTCAATATGCTCTGATCCGTAGATACTATAAGCAACGGCTTCTTCTCTCAGTGGGATCACCTCTTCTTCTTCTCGTTGACCAACGCCTTCGATAATAGCAGTGGCTAGTTTTCCAAATATCTTATGGTTGGTGTAATCTTCGGCATTATCCAACACCATTTTGTAATGGGCTAACATTTCTATTTTCGTTAACCCTGTTCGCTTTTTATTTGCCTTTAACGCAATACCTACTAGTTCTGTTTGTGGGTATCCTAAGGCTATTAAATCGTTCCCGTTAATTGGGGTATTCTTTTCCATTTTTTTTGTTTTTTGTTTTTTGCTCGGTGAGATGGTGTGAGGTGACCGTCAACCATCAACTGTCAACCATCAACTGTCAACCATCAACTGTCAACCATCAACTGTCAACCGTCAACCATCAACCGTCAACCGTCAACCGTCAACCATCAACCATCAACCGTCAACCATCAACCGTCAACCATCAACCATCAACCGTCAACCATCAACCGTCAACCATCAACCATCAACCATCAACCATCAACCGTCAACCGTCAACCATCAACCGTCAACCATCAACCATCAACCATCAACCATCAACCATCAACCATCAACCATCAACCATCAACCATCAACCATCAACCATCAACCATCAACCATCAACCGTCAACCATCAACCATCAACCGTCAACCATCAACCGTCAACCGTCAACCGTCAACTGTCAACCGTCAACCGTCAACTGTCAACCATCAACTGTCAATCGTCAACCGTCAACTGTCAACCGTCAACCATCAACCGTCAACCATCAACCGTCAACCATCAACCATCAACCATCAACTGTCAACCGTCAACCATCAACCGTCAACCATCAACTGTCAACTGTCAACCGTCAACCGTTAACGATCAACTACCCAAATACTTCTTTTAATTGTTTCAATACATTTCCACCACCAGACAAACTGATTTCCCCAACTTTATCAGCGATTTTCTCCATGTATTCCATCTCTTTCAATCGCATCAACATATCATTTTCTTCCATCAATTTGGCGGTGTTCAGCAAACTACGGGTAGCCGCTGTTTCTTCTCTTCTCGTAATCATATTGGCTTGTGCTTTTTTCTCTGCAATCAACACCTGATTCATAATCTCTCGAATATCTCCTGGCAAGATGATATCTTTGATACCACAAGCTTTTAAGTCGATTCCCAAAGCGACAAGTTCCGCTTGCACGTCTTCCAAAATAGCTTGGGAAACATTTTCTTTGTTTTCCATCAATTCATCGAAAGATAGGCGACCTACTTTTTGTCTCAACATCAATTGAACGACATTGTACATTTGCTTCTCTACCTCTTTGTTTGCCACATAAGCGATTAACAAATCACGGACTTGATAGACGATGTTGAAATTGATGCGCAATTGTACTTTGTCCTTGGTCAAGATTTCTTGTCCATTCATATCCATCGTTTGTTGACGTACATCCACAACGAGGACTTGCACTTTAATTTCATTTTTCCAATAGCAGTAATCTCCTGCATTCAAAACCCCTTGAAATTGTTCATCGACAAATAGCAATCCCTTTTCATTTGCTCCCACAGTGTACATACGCAAGAAGTTGAGCATATTGCCTTTGGTTCTGATGTTTCTAGCAATCGCAACAGGCACTTCTAAGGTGGTTGTCTGATAGCGTTCAAACGAATAGATTCCATTGTCTTTCCAATAGATATAACGTCCTGCAGCTACTGCCGTATGAAAGATTTTGTTTTTGTACACCAAAACCACTTCGTTATCCATCACATCGACGATTTCTAACATCTCCACTAGCTGCTCATTTTTCAACAACGCATCCATATCTCTACGCATAGGGAATAGTTCGGCTTTGTTATACTCTACCACTTCTTTATTTCCCCATAACCAATACTGACCTGCGGAATGTACTTTTTGCAATTCTCCTTGGTTAAACACTAAGGCTACGTGGTTGGTTTTTACTTGTAACTTTTTCATTTTTATCTTTTTTATTTTTTATGTCATGTGTATAAAAGAACAGCCTCAATTAGGTTTCCCTTGCGGTTGGCGGAAAAAGAAGCAGACTAAAAAATTAGATTATTTGTTTATAGTCTGGAATCCCTCAGCAAGCAAGTGATTCGCCCTATATCATCCCTAATCCTCTTTTGTAGCCTCGCTTGTTTTTACAGGCTTAGGCAAGGTGTTTTGTGCAGTCTTTCTCAAGAGAAAAACAGCTAAAACAGAAACACTAATGGACTGAACTTTTTTTTGGAGGAGATTTTTAGAAGATCTCCAACTTCATCATGATTGCTTTTAAGGCAATTGGTATTCTACTCTAACCAGCTGAGTTATATTGCTACTGCAATAGTAGGATTCGAACCTACGACCCGAATAACAGAATTAAACCACTAGTCATTCACCGAAGCGAATGTGAGGAGTCGAACCTCATTATTCTACACATACAAACAGGATAAGGGGAACGATTGTGCCTTACTTCCGCGCTATACTGAAACGCTTCCAAGGTTTGTATCTTTCGAACAGTACAAAGATGCATACCCATGTCCGCAAGCGAACTGCGTAGATGAAAATATTTTCAAAATAAAACCGTAAACACTGTAAATCAAGGAATTAAAAATTAAAAAAAGAGTATAAAAAAACAACTACGCATAACTATTGCGTAGATAAAGAATAAAAGTAGAATAAATCACCTAAAAAAGTAGACTGTATGGTCTATAAACAAAAAAAAGAGGTGCTTCTTTGGAACAACCTCTTTCGACCTACAGCTTTATAGGGGAAGATATTACAACTGAACCTGCATGATTTGATTGTTGTAATAGCGATGATTAGCTTTGATAAAAGCAGGCATGATGCCAATGGTTGTAAAACCGTGTTTTTGGTACAACGCAATAGCTGCCTTGTTTTCTTCATAAACCTGAAGCCAAATTAATTCTAGTTGACGCTGTTGCTTAGCCCAATCCATCGCCTGACAAACAAGTGCGGTTCCTAAACCACAACCTCTCCATTCCTTTAGCATTCCCATCCCTAAAATAGCGGTATGTTGCAATGCCTTCCTTCCATGTCCGGTTAAGTCGAGATTCCCTATAATCCTTCCTTCATATTCTGCCAACAAAAAAAGCGAATTAGAAGCTGTTTGCAAAGAAGTAATCCAGTGTACTCCTTCTTCTTCTGTTTTCGTAAATTCAGCTGGTTCTAATGGAATGTATTCGCTGTCTTCTAAATACGTTTGTATCAATTGAATTAGAGCCAAAGCATCTTCAGGTTGAGCTTCTCTAATGACCACCTGTTTCTTGTTCTTTAAAAGAACGCATTGGGAATGAAAGTTGGGTTTTATCGTCATGGATGATTAGTTTGAATCCTAAAGATACAAGTTTAAATGATAGGACTCTCCCTTGCTAAAAAAAACAACTACGCATAACTATTGCGTACTTCTGTGCATTTTGCGTATTTTTGAAGGACTATTACAAGTAAAATCTCA contains the following coding sequences:
- a CDS encoding alpha/beta fold hydrolase; this translates as MDAYFFTIAHQNPANKITASIPCPVIIIHGTIDPIFPQAHGLDLHTAIPQSKLVLIEQMGHDLHPARYSILLDAFIQNQG
- a CDS encoding DUF4272 domain-containing protein — encoded protein: MNLTEEQRIAIKEANIARIAKKNYRYIDWLPILENPNMRSQEALIGRMSVMNALINISFEAPVDVVQQWIEDQNLTAHLSTWEKEVLTKTQADLDQYEINTLRWYLEGLWALMWAAKMIPHLDETEWNDESMATMLPNLEEGEDNSRLNQITISRTVEDIYTQLDYYYRLHWYCVDERLQGKEAVINEGIVYERRRAFEWLINQETDWDAIEMGT
- a CDS encoding RtcB family protein; the protein is MEKNTPINGNDLIALGYPQTELVGIALKANKKRTGLTKIEMLAHYKMVLDNAEDYTNHKIFGKLATAIIEGVGQREEEEVIPLREEAVAYSIYGSEHIEEGAIRQMEVAVKLPVAVAGALMPDAHQGYGLPIGGVLATENAVIPYGVGVDIGCRMALSIFDMKGIEFYGMEALLKEQLVKHTKFGAGHGFLGQYKAQHAILDRGEFNLNPFIKNLHDKAWAQLGSSGGGNHFVEWGLMEFLERDEVLNIDKGTYVALLTHSGSRGMGAMIAGRYTQIAKDQCKLPHEAKNLAYLDLNSEAGQEYWTLMNLAGDYASACHEVIHDKLTKAIGAEVLAKIENHHNFAWKEMYQGKEVIVHRKGATPASKGVMGIIPGSMTAPGFLVRGKGEEEALHSASHGAGRQMSRTQAIKTLKARDIKAVLQDHGVELIGAGKDEAPMAYKDIHQVMAAQGELVDVVAMFTPKIVRMADDGSRED
- a CDS encoding type VI secretion system Vgr family protein codes for the protein MKDIFSTYTGATDRTPFFSAANQQSNAVAIAKHYIPGVNQLVDVKFMAEGKELIHYKSFELKQSTQMHHAFAVSFSHDCLGVKETYRMEEAQKLLGKRLLVSMRYKNLLDKPERFFSGVITQVSFEQGHGSEGYLVLKGNSPTILLDQALHIQSFGGSAPDPLDYIVHKILDQGYHQNHLFQSSIKLSRAMTVSYSCQYNETAYNYLARLAAMHGEQFFYDGEVLHFGELPHGEKPISLVYGRDVSQVEIRMQGRHVNRNLYGYNSFNHEHLRAASATDLGVKGTLAQASYARSKEIFKAPSLQQVPLKSPSDQDVLYAQRGVIGGEGIQVFVITGVTTIPFLYPGCVVELNMLQPNKKGSSHFTTVIITDIEHRVDALGQYKGEFKAVDAQTGYIPPSVFKSPMVEQHIGTVVSNEDPEGKGRVQVQFGWQDTSQYTDFIRVMSGDAGSSDQVKKNRGMVFIPEKGDQVMVSFVGNHPDRPFVMGSLFYGENAAGGGVNNQIKSIQTRSGHTLKFTEEKSIEIFDASGNYIVLDTTGKSITVSAPENILLTARNIQLQASENIVAHAGGNIRIQAEQNIDQMAGETFSLTAKNNYTQISTQTNIKTKEYFVTSQVGRIEATRDNLQLSSSCEVEMLSTKKVKMF
- a CDS encoding slipin family protein, which produces MKKLQVKTNHVALVFNQGELQKVHSAGQYWLWGNKEVVEYNKAELFPMRRDMDALLKNEQLVEMLEIVDVMDNEVVLVYKNKIFHTAVAAGRYIYWKDNGIYSFERYQTTTLEVPVAIARNIRTKGNMLNFLRMYTVGANEKGLLFVDEQFQGVLNAGDYCYWKNEIKVQVLVVDVRQQTMDMNGQEILTKDKVQLRINFNIVYQVRDLLIAYVANKEVEKQMYNVVQLMLRQKVGRLSFDELMENKENVSQAILEDVQAELVALGIDLKACGIKDIILPGDIREIMNQVLIAEKKAQANMITRREETAATRSLLNTAKLMEENDMLMRLKEMEYMEKIADKVGEISLSGGGNVLKQLKEVFG
- a CDS encoding GNAT family N-acetyltransferase, which encodes MTIKPNFHSQCVLLKNKKQVVIREAQPEDALALIQLIQTYLEDSEYIPLEPAEFTKTEEEGVHWITSLQTASNSLFLLAEYEGRIIGNLDLTGHGRKALQHTAILGMGMLKEWRGCGLGTALVCQAMDWAKQQRQLELIWLQVYEENKAAIALYQKHGFTTIGIMPAFIKANHRYYNNQIMQVQL